The Oryctolagus cuniculus chromosome 4, mOryCun1.1, whole genome shotgun sequence genomic sequence TGTTGAAAAGCATGGCTTTTCTGTAAACATTTGATTCTTCCATTTAATCACAGACTACTTTGCTTCATTCCACGTTTTACTGCAGAAGGGTGCAATGTTAATCTAGAGGTTTCAAAGCAACTCTAAGAATGTCAATTGAAGAACTATAAAGTTTGAGAAATAATAATGGCTATTTATCTTTGTACTCCAGGGTGGCACGCTGAGAACTAAAGGTTTACCGTTGATCGAGGTCCCATCTGTTTTTGGTTATGAGGTTCATTAACAATAAATGTGCCTTTTTTAACCACTTTTTGTCAAGATTACTCTTTTCCATTATATTAAACTGCAGCCTAAAACCAGAATTAACGATACTGACTTACTCAGTATTATAATGTTTCACGTGGATTATAATGCTGACCTGCTTTTTCTGAAATGGGCTGCCTTACCCCACAGCAGAAGGCAAATTTTAAAACacgatttaaaaagaaaatctttaaaccCTGGGGCAACTTAAGAGGGGAAAAAACGGGAAGAAAGTAGACAACAGTATCAAAGTTAATGCTACAAAACATATTAAGTAGTCATGCGGCTTAACAGCACTTTAAACTGTACAGCAAATGAAAGTGATAGATTATAATTTAGTTAATGTATTGACAATGAAAACATCGTATAGGTCATGCAAAATTATCTTTTGAATACCCACGTTTAAGCGTCTATTAAACACTAAGTCATCCTGTAAAAAGCTTTACGTTATAAAGCAAAATTATATGCACATAAAACACCCAATTTACTCCTTTAAATTCTATGCCCAAGGCTAAAGTTCACCAAACCACAGTTTGGAATGGAAAAGAGCAACCTCCAACCAGGCCTGCCTGGACTGACAGCAGCGGGACCAACTCCGGGCTCACAGATGCCAGGCTGCAGAGTTTCCTTTGAGTTACACATTTTAAGACCCATTTTAGTGGAACGTCTGGTTGGCACACAGAAAGCCAACTACTTTCTCAAAATCCCATTTCCCTGCCCATGAACTACGACCAAATCTGCTGATTTCTGAATCAAACAGTGAACCCAGTTATAGCAATTATTtccctgaaaaagaaagaaagaagcgcACGAAATTCCGGTTTCAAGAATCTATTTTCCTGCAAGGTGGGATCCTTTGCAAGGAGTTCCTGGCTGGATCACCTCCCTGGCCCCCCCGGACCCCCTTTATCCTATTTTAAGAGCTGGTACCCTTATCCGTTCCATAGGGCCGGCACGATCCAGGCCAAGCTTTCCCTGTGACcttttaaagagacaaagaagcaaaGTACTATCTAGAAACAGAAACACTGCAGTTTTACTGAGTGAAATTAGCAAAACCGACCTGAAACTCACCACTTCAAAACTTGACAGcatataaataacaaaaacaaaggagattTCCTTTGCAGCCGATTTCTTGAAGAGAAGTTCAAGACTGATGTTTTCtacgtccttttttttttattacaaaaaaaaaaaaaaaaaaaaaaaaaaacaacccagccAGCAGCAGACCTGAAGGCGACTTCCCCTGAAATTGTATTATTTTCTCTTCCCCTACCCCCGCCCCCCTAAGGGGGGGAAGGGCAGAAAAAAACGTCTAGAAGAGtagccatggggggggggggcgtttaaaaaaaaaaatcacaattcgAAAAACAACATATATGGTTTGTAAAATGTCTAACCTCAGAGAACGGGGTTTCcgatggggaggaggggagagtggggaggagggaggagggaagaagataAAATTGATCTGACAAGTGATTCGTTGGGGGGAAATcgtaaaaacaaagcaaaatccgTTTGGAGCCGAACACAGCGGCGGTGCTGGGGAGGCGAGGTGGTGCCTGAGGATTCGCTCCCGAAGGCGGGGGGCGAGAGGGAAAATGACTGCGGACCAGGTCCCCGGGCAGGGAGAGGGTCCCCCCGGCGTCCGCGCCTCCCTCCCGCGCGCCCGGGCGGCCGGCGGGGAGCCCGAGTGCACTCGGGGCTGTCACTCGCAGAGTGGTCGTCCCCAGCCCGGAGGACGCGGACGGAggccccgcgccccctccccgccgcccccgcccccaacaACTGCGACTAGCGAGGAACAAACCCCAAACTTTTCCCCACAGCCTCGCACCCCCGCCCGGGGCATCTACCAGGGGACGGCGAGGGGGGCGGGCAGAGGGTCGCGAGCACAGCCCCGGGGAGGCACGGAAGCGCCACTTTGGATTCCGCCCTCGCCGACCGCGGCCCCGCGGACCCCGTCCCTGCCCATGGACGCGGGGCTGCAgcgcctggggtgggggtaggaaagagggcggggagggggcgccgaAGGCACCCCCAAACACCTCACCGTCTTGGCAGCCGCCaactccccgccccctccccgaaAGTCGCCGAGCTCTCACTCAGCCAGAGTCTGAGGTAAACAACGAGCACCACAATGGACTAGGACTTGGGGGGCGCGCAGCCCGGGAGCCGCCGCCAAACTGAGGAGGAGTTTCCCGAGCTGCTCCGGGGTCGCCCGGCGCCGCGCTCGGCCCGGGCCCGAGGGCAGCCGCCGCGCCGCGGAGGTGGCGAGGCCGCGGCTCGCCGGGCGGCCCAGGGGAGGCGTGCGCGCGTGTTTGTGTGCGTGTGAGCCGAGCCCCCGGACGGGGCCGCTCCTCGctcgcgctcgctcgctcgctcgctctccccctCGCTGCCGTCTCTGCCCCCATTAAACGATCAGTGAGTGACTCatcccggccgccgccgccgccgccgccgtgccCAGCTCGGCCCCGCGCGTCCGCCCGGGCTGCAGCCCTCcacgccgccgctgctgctgctgccgccgctgctgctgctgctgccgccgccgccaccgccgccgctgtggctgcctcctcttcctcctcctcattttaATACACGGCACCCGCTCGCAGCCCCAGCCCGAGCACGCAGCCTCCTCCCGGCCgcccgccgccaccgccgccgcccgcAGCCTTCCCCAGCGGGGCCGGCTCCTCCGCCGCGTCCGGGGAGCGGGAGCGAGCgacgagcggcggcggcggcgatgggggggaggaggaaggcggCGGGGGCAGGGTGCACGGGGAAGGCGGAAAAGGGATGGGGATTAAAACCCGGGCTGGAGGGCcgggactgggggagggggcgggggcggcgagCGAAAAAGCCTGAAGACAAGTAACTAGTGAATGAGTGAGCggagggggtgtggggggaggcgAGCGCACCATTTCCGGCCCCGGGCGCGCAGGAATTTGTAATGAGCTTGATTAGAGTGAGGCGGCCCGACATTTATTACACACAATACCCGGAATAACAGGGCGCCGCGCGAGGGGAGCGCCGGCCGCCGCCAGGCGCGCGGGGCGGGcgcggaggggagggagggagcctcgCGGGCCGCGGCCGGCGGGCGGGAGGGAGCGCGCGCGCTCGAGAGAGGGAGGGCGGGCAGGCAGGTGTGCGAGGGAGCGCCGTccgggaggaggggcgggggcgacGAAAGTGACGGGGAGGAGGGCGCGAGGGCCGGGGCGAACGCGAACCCACCACCCGCACGCCACAAAAGCCACCCGAACAGTGCGCCCgctgcggggcgggcgggcgggcgggctccGGGGGGACGCGGGGGTGGGGGCGCGCTGGCCAGGGCCCGGGCTGCAGGTGACAGGCGCTGGGCACCGCCGTGGGGACGGGCCGGAGGGAGCTCCTCCGCAGAATCGTTGGCAGGACGCGAGGGGAGCCTGGAGCCGCTCTCTTCCGAGGGGGGCTTCGCCAGGAGGGTGGTCCCTCAACTATCAGGAGACCGCGTGATCAAAAACTAGGAGCTTTGGACACAAGTCCGAGGGTGGCTCAAAACTTCCTCGCCGCTTCGGACGAGGAAATAGGTGGCCCACAGGGGCCGAGTGAAAACTGGGTCACTACAGAGACATCTGACCTGTTATTAGGAAAAGATTGGCCATCGTTTTTCCAATCTGGGCGCGAGAGAGAAAAGTTTGGGTTGGTAAATTGTAATCCAGGGTAAATTCCCCGGGTACACAAATGGTCAGTATCACCTAAGTATGCACCTCTTAGGGAATCTATTAAATACGGTTCCTATGAAAATGCAGAAACATTACAATCTCGACCAAAATAGCAGTGCATCACTTATCGCTTAGGTTATGGTACCCACCACTCCAGCCCCCTGAAGGCAGTTAATcattaaacaaaagcaaaaatgttaaaagagtTATTTCTCAGAATATACTGgcggagaaaagagaaaaatcagtcaGATAAACATTTtgttacacatttaaaaaaagcaacaagTTAGCACAAGTACTGAGATAAGAGGGAAAGATGCAAATGAAGCTCCTTAAAGCTACCAATACACTCTCAGGCTCACTGTTTACATTAGAAATCTAAGAAAAGCAGAAGGTGAAGCAGAAGATAAAGTATAGGAAATGATGGCCTCCTGGGGGAAGACAAGTTTAGGAGGAACACAATGAAAATATATCACTCTAATAGCACCCAAGTTTCACCCACAAACCGGAAAGGTTAGTCAAAATCGAGGAAGGCAACCGTGAATCTTGGCACACAGAAACCCAAGCCCTGAGCAAGAGAAAGAATATGTGATAAGAAAACGCACATCAAAAAAACAAGACATTTCAGGCAATCTTGTCTAAAAAGCCCAATCGATAGGGCATTTTTAAAAGGGGAAAATGTGAGGACAAATGGAGGAGACAAATTGAATGAAAGTATACAAAATGTAACCAATAAGGAAATATACAAATAGTCACAAAATGTAGCACTTCGGTCAGAATTCTTACTGTGGGAGGAGAtacttaaatttataaaaaagatagtttattttaaaacctaTAATTATAATGATGAAGATTTTTTGCAATAGGATAGGTTAAATTTGAAATTCCCGACATGGGTAATTTGGCAGTTACTTCAAACTGGTAATGCCTGATGTGTTTCTTTGAAACTTGGTTTGTTTTAAGTAAGGATAGTGCATCGCATTGTACAAACTTAAATAGCAAAGTatcaaagtaaagaaaaattcaCTGGATTACAAAAGAATGTGGAAATTGCCTATGCAACTTACTTTTAGCCAGGAATCATAAACCTATTCATAAACACaaaacataaatgtatataaGGATATAGCTTGGAAAATGGTAAAGTAAGTGGGCATATAGACATCTAACAATAACTTTATTATCAGGAGTAAAAATATAGTACAACCATGAATCTATCAATCATATCTACATGTTAATTTTCCCTCAAGACTTTCTTTATTCCAGAACTGTATGTCTGTAAGAAATGTCAGAAGTAAAATGGCACACGGAGGTTCTGCGCCTTAGTGGTAGTGGCATACTACACAGACGAACTTAATtgctatatgtatgtgtgtgtgtgtatatatatacatacacacatatctccctttaaaatattcattatagtCTGTGAGTGTTGCCCATTGTAAACCCagattcaaaaaaggaaaaaaaaataacagaatataCCACCTTCCTAGGCATATGTAAGCATAAATTATGGTGGTGGTGGGAGCAACATCAATTGATTCTATATAGGCATCTTATATTTAGCAATAAAGATGTGAGCAGAGTTgagaaaagttaaaacaaaataaactttataaatcTTGCtatcaaaacacaaaacctcaggAGCAAGAAATATAGCAACTGAAACACATGACCTGTAAATGGACGTACACGTACATGGAAACCAGCTTCCTATCACACGGTAAGGTATTCATACTAGCTGCACAAAGGAAGCAAAGACAAAATATTGTAACAGACACACAAGATTTTTCAAAGCTTAATGAAAGGACTACTGCATGTTTCAGATGGCAACGTATTAAGATAAATATGCAGGCAGATATCCGAAAGCATTAAAACACATTCAGAGTTTTGAATAGCACATACATTTGTAATAAACAGCGAAGCATTTAGAATTCGAATGCTTTTAAGATATAGCAACTCCGCCAGTGACTGTGTTAGCAAAGCAATGCTTACCACCATAACACTTTCTAAggacatggctttttttttctcttttaaattcaaATACAGTTGGCTATCACTCTATACTCTTAAAGCAGCACGATTTATGTAGCATACTGCTCTTTTTGTCATGTCAACTCTTTGTTTCTGGCTTTAGCTGCAGGTGGTGTTTTCCATATATGAATTTCTGGGAATATGGTCTGTGTTGGCCATATAAGGATGTCTATTTGAGCCATATGTTTTTCTATCATGTGTCTCATTTTGTCTGTCTGGGATGTCAAGACTGATTTCCACATAGTTTCTTGAATGGACCAAACACCAATTTCTAAGAGCAGGGAGGAAAAGCTGGTGCT encodes the following:
- the LOC138849535 gene encoding mucin-7-like; its protein translation is MVQLLPGQLVTTSFGDASALLASARENFVTVTSAEATTFLDLSVEGPPSWRSPPRKRAAPGSPRVLPTILRRSSLRPVPTAVPSACHLQPGPWPARPHPRVPPEPARPPAPQRAHCSGGFCGVRVVGSRSPRPSRPPPRHFRRPRPSSRTALPRTPACPPSLSRARALPPARRPRPARLPPSPPRPPRAPGGGRRSPRAAPCYSGYCV